The DNA window CTATCCAGCCCAAAAAGCAGATGTACGCCAGGGCGACCAGTTGCTGAAGATAAACGACATTGAAGTTACCGGCAAAACCAATGACCAGGTAAGCCTGCTGTTAAAAGGCAGCAAAGGAGCCGCAATAAAGCTTCTGATTAAGCGCGGCACCGAACCGGCCGTTGAAAAGAACCTGCTACGTGATGAGATTAAGCAGCCAAACGTAGTGTACTACGGAATGGTTGACGGTAACATGGGCTATATAAAGCTTAACAAATTCCTCGAGAATTCTGCAGATGAGGTAACTACTGCACTTGCCGCACTCAAAAAGAACAACCCGAACGGTATTATACTGGATTTGCGTTCTAACGGTGGTGGTATATTGCAGGAGGCTGTTAAAATAGTGAACCTGTTTGTTGCCAAAGACATAACTGTGGTATCACAAAAGGGCAAGATAAAAGAAAAGAACTTTACCTATAATACGGTGTCTGCACCCATGGAGCCAAACCTGCCGCTGGTAGTACTGGTAAACAGTCGTTCGGCATCAGCGTCAGAGATTGTAGCGGGTGCTCTGCAGGATCTGGACCGCGCTATTGTAATAGGACAGCGCAGCTACGGAAAAGGCCTGGTGCAGCAAACGTTTAACCTGCCGTACAACAGCCTGGTTAAAATAACTATTGCCAAGTACTTTGTGCCTTCCGGCCGTTGTGTGCAGGAACTTGATTATGCACACCGGAAAGACGACGGAAGCGTGATAAAGGTTGCCGATTCGCTTATACATGAATTTAAAACCAAAAATGGCCGCTACGTTTATGATGGCAGCGGGGTTTATCCGGATATCCTGGTAAAGCAGGAACGCTTTGCCAACATCACCCAAACATTAGTAAGCAAGCTGCTGATATTTGACTACGCTACACAATACCGCAATACCCACCCGGAGATAGGCGATCCACGGGCATTTGCATTAAGCGAAGCCGGCTATGCTGATTTTGTAAAATACCTGGGCACTAAAAATTATACGTACAGCACCGTATCAGAAAAGTTGCTTACTCAGCTTAAAACAGAAGCAACCAAGGAGAAGCAATTTCCGGAGATACAGGCCGAATACGATGTGCTGAAAGCCAAAATGGCTGCAAGCAAGAAGAATGACCTGCAGCTGCATAAAGAAGAAATTAAGCAAATACTGGAAAACGAAATAGCCTCCCGATATTACTACGAAAAAGGCCGTTACGAGACCAACTTTAAGTATGATAAAGAACTGGCACAAGCGGTAAAGACCATGCAGGATAAAAACCAGGTAGCCTCTATATTAAAAGGGGAAGGCGCTTTTAAAACCATAGGTAAACCTATGTTGGCTATGGCAAACCCTAAAGCGGATAGAGACACTACCCAATAGACCATTGTGAAAAAAATTGATAAAGGCGAGGCATAGATGTTTCGCCTTTTTTATTGGTGCTGGAGCATTGCACGTGATACTTACAGCTTGTAACTTCCTTGTTATACACCAGCTAAGGGTGGCAATCCGTTAAACTATCGTGATGTGGTACCGTCATACTACCAAACATTACGATAATGAAAAAGATAATTTTAACAACCGCAATATTCTTAAGCGCCTTGAGTTTTCAGGCCGCTAAAGCCCAGGTAAGTTTTAGTATAAACATTGGCAGCCAGCCCGAATGGGGACCAGTAGGATACGATCATGTAGACTACTATTACATGCCCGACATTGATGCATATTACGATGTACCGGCACACCAATACGTTTACCTCGAAAATAACAATTGGGTGCATCGCTCTAATCTGCCATCGCGCTATAGCAACTACAACGTTTATAACGGCTACAAAGTAGTGGTTAACGAACGCAACCCATGGGTGCGCAACAATGTATATCGTGCTAAATATGCCAACTACCGCGGCAGAGGTAACCAGCCAATCATTCGTGATAGCCGCGATGCCAGGTACGCAAATCACTGGACAGCAGACCGTCGGGACGACCGAAAAGACATTCGTAACGATCGCCGGGAGATCCGCGATGACCGCAGAGATTTTCGCCAGGACCGTAAAGAACTAAAGCATGACCGTAAGGATGCAAGGCACGATCGCGGCCGTCATTAATCTTCATAAACAAGAACAAGACAAAGGCAGCCCAAAAACGGGCTGCCTTTTTTGTACATAATAAAATGAATTTACACCTGTAATTTATAGTATTACCTGCAAATATATTTTCATTTTGCCTGTTAAATAGGTGTGGTTTTTGAAGATAACAGTTAAAGTTTTACGTCAAAAACAGCTTATTTGATGCTAATAGCGCGGTTTTTTCTAGGTATTTGACCGGGTGTTCAAACTGGTGTTCAATTGTGTGTTGTCAAAAAAACGTGAACACTTTTCATAAATCTAAAACAATCTGTCGTACAGCAGGCTTTTAAAATCATGAAAGCATCGCAAAACATTTTGGGTGGTATTGCGGGTTCAATAGCCCTCAACCTGGTACATGAAA is part of the Mucilaginibacter terrenus genome and encodes:
- a CDS encoding S41 family peptidase produces the protein MITEKRKNNYKRPAIIAGVLAFAIAGFGFSDDLFQITKNLDVFASVYKEVNINYVDDINSAKLIKTGVDAMLDGLDPYTEFVPESEIEDYKLHYVSTQYGGIGASIFVREGKIFIADIFAGYPAQKADVRQGDQLLKINDIEVTGKTNDQVSLLLKGSKGAAIKLLIKRGTEPAVEKNLLRDEIKQPNVVYYGMVDGNMGYIKLNKFLENSADEVTTALAALKKNNPNGIILDLRSNGGGILQEAVKIVNLFVAKDITVVSQKGKIKEKNFTYNTVSAPMEPNLPLVVLVNSRSASASEIVAGALQDLDRAIVIGQRSYGKGLVQQTFNLPYNSLVKITIAKYFVPSGRCVQELDYAHRKDDGSVIKVADSLIHEFKTKNGRYVYDGSGVYPDILVKQERFANITQTLVSKLLIFDYATQYRNTHPEIGDPRAFALSEAGYADFVKYLGTKNYTYSTVSEKLLTQLKTEATKEKQFPEIQAEYDVLKAKMAASKKNDLQLHKEEIKQILENEIASRYYYEKGRYETNFKYDKELAQAVKTMQDKNQVASILKGEGAFKTIGKPMLAMANPKADRDTTQ